The Gopherus evgoodei ecotype Sinaloan lineage chromosome 8, rGopEvg1_v1.p, whole genome shotgun sequence genome segment aatgacccctgggtctttgaatgaggctaTATACTCGGGGGAGGGTGCAGCGGCAAGTTGGGGGCAAGCGAGTGGGCAAGCGGCAGTTGGACAAAGAGGCGAGCAGGCAtaggggtttctggcaggggagggagaaagtgaaaggaAGCGAGTGGTAGGTCggggactgactaggagggacGCAGCAAGTCAGTGGGGGACTAGGGGGTGAAGAGGGTGTGATGTGGGGGCCGAGCGGGGAGGGGGTgagtcctattttactgctgtgatctggtcaccctatttgtgccaggtttcagagtagcagccatgttagtctgtatctgcaaaaagaacaggagtacttgtggcaccttagagactaacaaatttatttcaacataagctttcatgggctacagcccacttcttcggatgcatagaatggaatatttCTTTTGCCTATGTGTGCcgtttctccccccacccaaccttcctctttggcccacagctgGAATGCAGGAAGACCAATTAAACAATTTGGCAATCATGTCAATTGAATGTGAAGTAATGAAGAGCTTAGAGTTAGGCAATATACTGAAAGATTTTGTCAAACAAAAAGCAAGGAagataaagttttaaaaacatataggTGAGGTGTACAATAAAGTTCCTCTTAATGAACTTGATATTTATAATATATGatgtaatgtatgtaatatataattttgttatgtgtatatagtcatggaaagtaaataaaacatggaagaaatgaaaggtgggtttttttaagtgctttttttttttttggtcatccctgctggggtcCCATTGAAactattcgaattgggccccgcacttcctaaagctggccctgcccccaaggACAATGGTGGCCCTGTCAGTGTCAGAGACGCTGATTCCATGGACAAGGGGAATTTTGCTCTAGGTCCTGTTTTCAATAATTACGATGAGCTGCTGACCGCAACGGCTTTGGATCGGGAGAGAACATCGGACTATAAATACAACCATGTCTGTTATGGACTCAGGGACGCCCAGCCTAACCACTCACGTATCGGAGCACATCGTCTCCGTGCAGATATCGGGCATTTAATGACAATTCTCTAGAATTTAACCACACATCCTACACTATATACTTGAAGGAAAACGTAGTCCCAGCTGTACTGATTGGCAATGTAAATGCTGTTGATTTAGATTCAAAGCGGAAgaccaaaatgaaatattccttAGTGCAGAGTCTGCCTTATATCTCCATAAATTTTGAAAACAGTAATATGTATGTTCTCAGAACCCTGGAGAAGAGGTAAAAAGGTAAGAGATTGCCAGGTTGCAGGGAGAGTGGCGGGTGACAGCTCTGAAGTCCATGAGGAGCTGGAGTCGTCATCTGAGTTGTTACAATTGATAAAAATGACAAAGCCCTGTGCATTTTATACCGTCTGCAGAACAGCACCTCCACTCTGGTTCTGAGAGCAACGGAGGCGAGTTACGTTGTGGCTAAGGTGGCGAAATTGATTCTGGTCAGAATTTTTGGCTTTCCTATGGCCTGATGAAGGTCACAGACCCGGATCACTGTCGGAGAAGTAAAGACCGACAGACCAATTATGGACAGAGATCACGTTAAACCAAAATTATTTGTTGTCTAAACAATGGACACCTGTCCTAATCCAGTGCTGCTACACTAAATATACTGCTAGTGGATGGGTTTTCAGATGCGCATATACATGTGTAGGTACGTAAGAGGAGCCGCTTGgcatattaaatataaatatatacttaGATTGAAATTGGCTTCGCCAGAACTACCTATCTGATGGTTGATCAACAGTGAGTTCAGGTTTATCAGGCCTCAGTTTCCTAGTTTTCCTGTTAAGGACCCAAATAAAGAAGGGACTTCGGTGGGTACCCAAGAAATCGCTAACTTCGCGGAAGAAACAGAAGCAACGGGACACATAAGATAATTGCATCGAGGTGTTTTATGGTATTTACCTGTGGAGAATAAACGTTCTGGGAAGTTAGAGAAGAAAGGATGTGGAAGTATCAGAATCAATTTTATTTCTCTATTAATTTATAATTCTCTCTCGTATAATGGGAAATAACATGGGTTAAGATTTTTCTAACTGTGAAATATTATAATCACAAATTGTACTTAAAAGAGAAATCTCTGGCATGCAGAGAGTAACTACACGCAATAAATTTACACTGCAAAACGATGGATGTCTTATTTTAGTTGAGCGACGAAGTGGCGATATTACCAAAGACGGTGCTGAAAATGTAGCTTTTCAGATCCAGCAGCCCTCGGTGGAAGCTGCATCTGAATCCAGACAACAACGGCTCTACGCCGGGAACGAGTGACAAAGGATTACAGGGAAAGGGCGGCTGGAACAATTACAAATCTAGTCAACATTGAAGAACAAATCATTTTCCAACTAGCACAACATATGAATGGCTGCAGCAGCTTTGCAGAGAGGCCTGTGTTTCAGATCTGACCCAGGAATGGCTGGCGGAATGGAGAATCGctccaggaaaaggcaagttctgtctttctttctgtgtctgtgtgtgtccctggGCGCGTGTGAGACAATACGTTATTCTGTACCCGAAGAGAAGAAAAGCGGGTCCCCAGCTGCTAATATTGCAAAGGATTTGAAACTGGATGTAGGGAAATTGTCTGGTCGCAGTGCCCAACTGGTTTCTAAAAGCAGCAAGCAATATTGTGAGCTGAACACAAGCTCCGGGGATGTGATAATAAAGAAGAACATACACCGCGAGGATCTGTGCGGACAGAGAGATCCCTGTGTGCTTCAATTCGAAATTGTGTTGGAAAATCCACTGCAGCTGTACCGAAAAGAGGTACAGATCGAAGACGTAAATGACAATTCCCCTAATTTCTCTAAAAATGAATTCGTTTTTAAAATGCCTGAGCAGATCCCCATAAACACCCGTTTCCCTTTGGAAGGAGCCCAAGATTCAGACATAGGAACAAATGGCATCCAGAGCTACGTAATAAACCCCAATGAGCATTTCCGTCTGGATGTACAAACCCTGGACACTGACGGCAGTAAATACGCGGAGCTGGTATTAGAGAAACAATTAGATCGGGAGGAGCAGGCGCAGTTGATGCTGATTCTCACAGCTGCCGATGGGGGCCTGCCACAGAGAACAGGCACAGCCCGAATACGCGTTAATGTGTTGGACAGCAACGATAACTTCCCGCAGTTTAGTCAGTCGGTGTACAAGGTGCAGTTAATGGAAAATAGTCCTAAAGGTACTTTGGTCACTAAAGTTGAAGCCAGTGATTTGGATCAAGGTTCAAATGCAGAAATCACCTATTCATTCGGGCAAGTGCCTGACAAAGTGCTCAAGCTATTCAAATTAAATCAGTTATCTGGAGAAATCACTGTTTTGGGTATAATTGACTATGAAGAAAGAAGCAATTATGAGATGAACATCCAAGCCACAGATGGCGGGGGTTTATCTGCGCACTGCAAAGTCCTGATGCAAATCAAGGACATGAATGACAACGCCCCAGACGTGACGCTGACATCCCTCACCAGCACCATACCCGAGGACTCGTCCCCTGAGACAGTGGTGGCCCTGTTCAGTGTGAGCGACCGAGACTCCGGGAACAATGGCAGAACGTTCTGCTCCATGCAGGACAATGTCCCATTTGCTTTAAAATCGACTCTGAAGGATTATTACGAGCTTGTTACACAAAAGCTCCTGGACCGAGAGAAAGTGCCTGAGTATAACATAACCATCACAGCCACAGACCGGTGCACTCCGAGGCTCACCTCCGTGAGGGTCATCCGAGTTCAGCTATCAGATATTAATGACAACCCCCCTGTATTTAATGAAAGTTCATACGTCATGTACCTGAAGGAGAACAACCCCCCGGGCCTGTTGATTGGAACTGTCCGTGCTGCAGACCTAGACACAGAGCAGAATGCCAAAGTGACGTATTCGGCATTGCCTGGCAACATCGGTGACCTCCTCTTGTCCTCCTCCATCTCCATAAACTCCGAAAACGGGAAAGTGTACTCGCTGCAGTCTCTGGATTATGAGCAAAGGAGGGATTTCCAGGTTACAGTGAGAGCTGCAGATGGTGGGTTCCCGCCACTGAGCTCTGAAGTCATTGTCCGAGTTGTGATAATTGACGAAAATGACAACGCCCCCTTCATTTTATACCCTCTGCAGAACAGCAGTTCCCCCGCTAATGACCTGGTTCCCAGATCGGCGGAGGCGGGTTACCTGGTGACGAAGGTGGTGGCTGTGGATGGAGATTCCGGTCAGAATTCTTGGCTTTCCTACCAGCTGCTCAAGGCCACAGACCCAAGTCTCTTCGCTGTGGGGCTCCAAACCGGGGAAGTAAAAACCAGCAGGCCTATAACGAGCCCGGACTTTGTGAAACAGAAACTTGTCGTTGTGGTTAATGACAATGGAGAGCCGGCCAGATCCACCACCTCGACGCTTAATGTGCTTCTGGTGGATGGGTTTTCAGACGCCTACTTGCAGTTACTGGATGTAccagaagaggaggagcagcaggacaCATTAACTCTGTATCTAGTCATTTCTTTGTCTTTCATTTCATTCCTTTTTCTAATTTCTGTGGTAACAGTTATCGCCATCCGGCTGTACAAGACAAGGCAGTGCCGAGATCAGTATGTTCCATCGTCCAGGAACTTTTATAGTGACCGCAACTTCCCCACAAATCCTGCGGAGACGAGCGGCACTGGGACTCTGCCTCAATCTTATTGTTATGAGGTTTGCTTGACAACTGGGTCTGATACCAGCGAATTTAAATTTCTCAGGCCGCTGGTACCATCTCTACCCGCTAACCCCAGCGTTGCATTAGGGTCCATTTTTGACTCTCAGATTAACTCTCAGCTAAAGAAGGAGAAAGAATCGGTGAGAGAGGTGAGTGCTTATTTCACTCTATTTGCATCAATACCTTGCTTAAATATATTTGTTGCTACTGCTCTGAAAATTACCTGCATTACTTCCATAAATGTCTAGAGAATATTTTTTTCGTATGGAGATTTTTCTGTAGTTTATTGTTCATCTTCTACACTTGCATCATGTTCAAGTTAATGTAATTCCACGTAAGTAGATGTTTTATGctgtcccccccaaaaaatagatCATTTATCAAAGTCTTATATTGGTCTCTGTGCAGAGTCTCTTATCTCTGCAAAGGAAGATTGAAGCTTGTCTGAGGGAATTTTTTAAAGTGATTGTTTATGGTAGCACCGGAATTATGTGATCTAGATAATGTTCTGCATGGGGCTCTCCTTTATCTGAAATGTTACAAAGAATCTGAGTTTGCCCTTTCTTCTTCACTTGTGTTTTCAGACAGTGAATCTATGAatatgtctgcactacgggattattccgattttatataaaccagttttgtaaaacagattgtataaagttgagtgcacagggccacactaagcacattaattcagtggtgtgagTCCATGTACAGAGgttagtgtcgatttccagagcattgcattgtgggtagctatcctgtagctatcccatagttcctgcagtctcccccgcccgttggaattctaggttgagatcccaatgcaaaaacagtgtcgcaggtgattctgggtaaatgtcatcactcaatccttcctccgtgaaagcaacagcagacaatcatttcgcactcttttcccctggattgccctggcagatgccatagcatggcaagcatagAGCCCATTTTGccctttgtcactgtcaccgtatgtgtactggatgctgctgacagacacggtactgcagtgctacacagcagcattcatttgcctttgcaaggtaacaGAGATGGTTACTATCCCTATTGCACTATCTgccatgctattgtaaattggcgataagatgacagttatcagttgttctgtactgtctactGCTGttggtgctcttggctggcctcgctgaggttggccaagGGTGCAtttacaaaaatgggaatgactcccctggtcatttccttctttatgttttgtctaaaaatagagttagtcctgcctagaatatggggcaagtgtactagagaaccagagagcacagctgctctgtgtcggagccccagagatcctgcagaaatgatgaactgcatgccattctagggggtgcccctgcaacaacctcaccggttgcttccctcctcccccaaccctcctgggctaccgtggcggtgtccccccatttgtgtgatgaagtaataaagaatgcaggaataagaaacactgactttttggtgagataaaatgagggggaggaagtctccagctgctatgatagtccaggaagtacagaatcttttctttagacatgaaaggggaggtgctgatcagagctccatgctgggcaaacaggaaatgaaattcaaaagttcgcagggcttttcctgtctacctggccagtgcatccaagttcagattgctttccagagtggtcacaatggtgcactgtgggataccgcccggaggccaataccgtcaatttgcggccacactaaccctaatccgacatggcaataccgatttcagcataactcctctcatcagggagccctcgtccagactaacccgcggcatcggcgggttaaaatcgattgctcggggatcgatatatcgcgtctagtctggacgcggtgtatcgatccccgagcgcgcttacatcgattccggaactccatcaatccgaacggagttccggaatcgacacggagagccgcggacatcgatgcagcgccgtccagactggtgagtacctcgattttagaaattcgacttcagctacgttattctcgtagctgaagttgcgtatctaaaatcgattttaattcctagtctggacgtggccggagagtacagaaatcggtttaaagagccctttatatcgatataaagggcctcgttttatggacgggtgcagggttaaatcagtttaacactgctaaatttggtttaaatgcgtagtgtagaccagacccaaATGAGGTGCCAGTTGCTGAGCTACTGTGTGAATGTGAAATGACAGAGATGAGGGAAACAAAGTAAAATAGCTCTCTCTAAAGAAATGTAAATTGTGCTTTATTTGTCCATCAAACTCATTGCAATGGGAGTAGCCAGCAGTGGCTGCTGTTTCACGGTGGGAGGAAGAGGCAATGTTTACTAAAATCCTGTGAAATCACCATCATTTACAGCTTCTGGAGTTTATGAACCCATAGCAATCAACACTGATATGAAAGACCCCTATTACATGCATACCAGTGATGGCAGCTGATGGCATCAATATATTTGCAGACAGCAAGTCATTGTCCAAGTTATTATTTGTTTAGAATGACGACGGCCCCTTCATTTTACACCGTCTTTAGAACAGCCGCCCCCTTAAAGACCTAGTTCACACAGCAACGGGAGCAACTTACTTTGTCACTACATGGAGATTCTGGTCAGAATTCTTGGCTTTCCTAGGAACTGCTTAAAGTTACATACCCAGGTCTCTTGACTGTCGGACTCCAAAATGGAGAAGGAAAGACCGAGCG includes the following:
- the LOC115656165 gene encoding protocadherin beta-16-like, giving the protein MLVQMPETASVGSDFPVDSAQNLAVDSAQNSLQIYTLSSGELFSVAFRVNKGGCTCSELVLKKQLDRDKKQEIRLTATNGDSPPRSGRGQTIRYSVPEEKKSGSPAANIAKDLKLDVGKLSGRSAQLVSKSSKQYCELNTSSGDVIIKKNIHREDLCGQRDPCVLQFEIVLENPLQLYRKEVQIEDHFRLDVQTLDTDGSKYAELVLEKQLDREEQAQLMLILTAADGGLPQRTGTARIRVNVLDSNDNFPQFSQSVYKVQLMENSPKGTLVTKVEASDLDQGSNAEITYSFGQVPDKVLKLFKLNQLSGEITVLGIIDYEERSNYEMNIQATDGGGLSAHCKVLMQIKDMNDNAPDVTLTSLTSTIPEDSSPETVVALFSVSDRDSGNNGRTFCSMQDNVPFALKSTLKDYYELVTQKLLDREKVPEYNITITATDRCTPRLTSVRVIRVQLSDINDNPPVFNESSYVMYLKENNPPGLLIGTVRAADLDTEQNAKVTYSALPGNIGDLLLSSSISINSENGKVYSLQSLDYEQRRDFQVTVRAADGGFPPLSSEVIVRVVIIDENDNAPFILYPLQNSSSPANDLVPRSAEAGYLVTKVVAVDGDSGQNSWLSYQLLKATDPSLFAVGLQTGEVKTSRPITSPDFVKQKLVVVVNDNGEPARSTTSTLNVLLVDGFSDAYLQLLDVPEEEEQQDTLTLYLVISLSFISFLFLISVVTVIAIRLYKTRQCRDQYVPSSRNFYSDRNFPTNPAETSGTGTLPQSYCYEVCLTTGSDTSEFKFLRPLVPSLPANPSVALGSIFDSQINSQLKKEKESVREFIVHLLHLHHVQVNVIPRSQIGNGRLPCDKVVAVDEDSGQNSCRSHQLLKATDPGLFTVELQNGEGKTTMPITERDSFKQKLDIMVKDNIHLLPQFATATLNITASGWFSDVYLHSAT